One genomic segment of Helicobacter enhydrae includes these proteins:
- a CDS encoding FkbM family methyltransferase, whose translation MIDCGAFDGDTALKFVEVCPNYSKIYALEPNSEFVPRLKQATKQLNIEIFEVGAYSSKGVLRFESHDSGCSKVVEDGSFSIQTDRIDSLVKDTEKPITFIKMDIEGSELEALRGAESTIKKYKPKLAICVYHRRNDLIEIPKLLQTFNPNYRFYLRNHQCVPEDTVLYAL comes from the coding sequence TGTGGTGCATTTGATGGTGATACGGCATTGAAATTTGTAGAAGTGTGTCCAAATTATTCAAAGATTTATGCCTTGGAGCCAAATAGTGAGTTTGTGCCAAGGTTAAAACAGGCAACAAAACAACTCAACATTGAAATTTTTGAAGTTGGGGCTTATTCATCCAAAGGTGTTTTAAGATTTGAAAGTCATGATAGTGGGTGTTCTAAGGTTGTAGAAGATGGTAGTTTTTCTATCCAAACAGATCGTATTGATTCTTTGGTAAAAGATACAGAGAAGCCAATTACTTTTATCAAAATGGATATTGAAGGGAGCGAGCTTGAAGCTCTTAGGGGTGCAGAATCTACAATTAAAAAATACAAGCCAAAATTGGCTATTTGCGTTTATCATCGGCGTAATGATTTGATTGAGATTCCCAAATTACTCCAAACATTTAACCCTAACTATCGTTTTTATTTAAGGAATCACCAATGTGTCCCAGAGGATACAGTTCTGTATGCATTGTAG
- the hemE gene encoding uroporphyrinogen decarboxylase, translated as MIFVDAALRKPTPYTPIWMMRQAGRYLSEYRQTRAKAGGFLDLCQNVELATEVTLQPVEILDVDAAILFSDILVVPNAMGMELNFLAGEGPKFTQTIRTDEDIKKLDTQITSRLDYVYETLVSVRAKLPQDKALIGFCGSPWTLATYMIEGEGSKTYPHSKKMLYTQPALLHNLLQKLTKELEAYLERQINAGANAVMIFDSWAGALELESYLHFSWAYMKEIAQTLKSKYPHIPVILFPKGVGAYLEYLDGNFDVLGVDWGTPMSLAKEKLGAKYVLQGNLEPARLYDKEAMEKGVDEIVAVMGKTQGHIFNLGHGMIPDLPRENAIELVKMVKEKTKR; from the coding sequence ATGATTTTTGTTGATGCGGCTTTGAGGAAACCCACACCCTATACGCCTATTTGGATGATGCGTCAAGCAGGACGCTATTTGAGTGAGTATAGACAAACGCGTGCGAAGGCTGGAGGGTTTTTGGATTTGTGTCAAAATGTAGAACTTGCTACAGAAGTGACACTTCAACCTGTGGAGATTCTAGATGTTGATGCTGCGATTTTGTTTAGTGATATTTTGGTGGTGCCAAATGCGATGGGAATGGAGCTAAACTTTTTGGCAGGAGAGGGTCCGAAATTTACCCAAACAATCCGCACAGATGAAGACATCAAAAAGCTTGACACTCAAATCACTTCTAGACTAGATTATGTCTATGAAACGCTTGTGAGCGTGCGTGCAAAACTTCCTCAAGACAAAGCATTGATTGGCTTTTGCGGCTCACCTTGGACACTTGCAACTTATATGATTGAGGGAGAGGGGAGCAAAACCTACCCCCATAGCAAAAAAATGCTCTACACACAACCTGCCCTTTTGCACAATTTGTTGCAAAAACTCACAAAGGAGCTTGAAGCTTATCTTGAGCGGCAAATAAACGCAGGGGCAAATGCTGTGATGATTTTTGATTCTTGGGCAGGGGCTTTGGAGCTTGAGAGCTATTTGCATTTTAGCTGGGCTTATATGAAAGAAATCGCACAAACATTGAAAAGCAAATACCCCCATATTCCCGTGATTTTGTTCCCTAAGGGTGTAGGGGCATATTTGGAATATTTAGATGGCAATTTTGATGTGCTAGGGGTTGATTGGGGGACACCGATGAGTTTGGCAAAAGAAAAATTGGGGGCAAAATATGTCTTGCAAGGCAATCTTGAACCAGCACGACTTTATGACAAAGAGGCGATGGAAAAAGGAGTCGATGAGATTGTTGCTGTGATGGGAAAAACTCAAGGGCATATTTTCAATCTAGGGCATGGAATGATTCCTGATTTGCCGCGTGAAAATGCGATAGAGCTTGTCAAAATGGTAAAAGAAAAAACCAAACGCTAA
- a CDS encoding radical SAM protein, which produces MQKITFGPIVSRRFGVSLGVDLSPSNKQCNFDCLYCELGGAKTTQSMQEVLPLQEVLNAIETALKKEQNIDVLTITANGEPTLYPHFTALSSKLKPLVQGRCKTLILSNGSRFLIPEVQKGLLEFDIVKFSLDCVSEKIFKKIDRPHKSLHINEILQGIQEFATLYQGELVCEILVLENLNDTQEEMEKIAEFTQKIKVARIDLGTLDRPPAYKAKGVEIEKLRELALSFKGQCVSIPMREQYSMEHKLKPKDANEVYDIISRRPIGVEECSILFDDGVDLIQELLQAERIVVKKVANMDFFVINS; this is translated from the coding sequence ATGCAAAAAATTACATTTGGTCCCATTGTTTCGCGTCGTTTTGGCGTGTCTTTGGGAGTGGATCTCTCTCCTAGCAACAAACAATGCAATTTTGATTGTCTCTATTGTGAGCTTGGAGGTGCAAAAACCACTCAATCAATGCAAGAAGTTTTGCCCCTGCAAGAAGTGCTCAATGCCATAGAAACCGCTCTAAAAAAAGAGCAAAATATCGATGTCTTAACCATTACAGCAAATGGAGAACCCACACTCTATCCTCATTTCACCGCCCTCTCTTCCAAGCTCAAACCCCTCGTGCAAGGGCGTTGCAAAACACTGATTCTAAGCAATGGCTCAAGATTTCTAATCCCAGAAGTGCAAAAAGGATTGTTGGAGTTTGATATCGTTAAATTTTCTCTAGATTGCGTCAGTGAAAAGATTTTCAAAAAAATCGATCGCCCCCACAAAAGCCTACATATCAATGAAATATTGCAAGGAATCCAAGAGTTTGCCACCCTGTATCAAGGTGAGTTAGTCTGTGAAATCCTAGTGCTTGAAAACCTCAATGACACTCAAGAGGAGATGGAAAAAATCGCAGAATTCACACAGAAAATCAAAGTAGCAAGAATCGATTTGGGAACTCTAGATCGCCCACCAGCCTACAAAGCCAAAGGGGTAGAAATAGAAAAACTAAGAGAACTAGCCTTGAGTTTCAAAGGGCAATGTGTGAGTATCCCAATGCGAGAGCAATATAGTATGGAGCATAAGCTAAAGCCCAAAGATGCAAATGAGGTCTATGACATAATATCAAGGCGTCCCATCGGGGTGGAGGAGTGCTCAATACTTTTTGATGATGGGGTGGATTTGATACAGGAGCTACTTCAAGCAGAGAGAATTGTTGTGAAAAAAGTGGCAAATATGGATTTTTTTGTCATAAACTCTTGA
- a CDS encoding class I SAM-dependent methyltransferase, whose amino-acid sequence MQSSLFVQFLKNPTKVGAVCSSSQYLAKAMVRYANIKEARYIAEIGAGLGAFTKEILIQKPEASDFFAVEISSDLTHKLKKKFPNLAIYNQNASDLKHIMHSRDVEMLDVVVSGLPWSVFPKKLQNDLLDVIEGSLRNGGKFVTFAYVLPTPQALKFRKLLFAKFPKTKVSKIIWANFPPAVVYCCQK is encoded by the coding sequence ATGCAATCTTCATTGTTTGTCCAATTTCTCAAAAATCCAACAAAAGTTGGTGCTGTATGTTCAAGTTCTCAATATCTTGCTAAGGCGATGGTGAGATATGCAAATATAAAAGAAGCCCGATATATTGCAGAGATTGGGGCAGGTCTTGGAGCTTTTACCAAAGAGATTTTGATACAAAAACCAGAAGCAAGTGATTTTTTTGCTGTGGAGATTTCCTCTGATTTGACGCATAAGCTCAAGAAAAAATTCCCAAATCTTGCCATTTACAATCAAAATGCTTCAGACCTCAAACATATTATGCACTCAAGAGATGTAGAAATGCTTGATGTGGTTGTTTCAGGATTGCCTTGGAGTGTGTTCCCAAAGAAATTGCAAAATGATTTGCTAGATGTGATTGAGGGGAGTTTGAGAAATGGAGGCAAGTTTGTTACTTTTGCCTATGTTTTGCCAACTCCTCAGGCGTTGAAATTTAGAAAATTGCTGTTTGCTAAGTTTCCAAAAACTAAGGTGTCCAAAATTATTTGGGCAAACTTCCCACCCGCTGTAGTGTATTGTTGTCAAAAATAA
- the cmoB gene encoding tRNA 5-methoxyuridine(34)/uridine 5-oxyacetic acid(34) synthase CmoB, translating into MTLQTLREAQSHKLQASNIAPLIKQIASLPNLQAQIHFDESIHLSFPSPLTPEQHKQIYDCAMMLKPWRKGPFQIDTLLIDSEWQSFIKYNIIAPHIKPADKDIADIGCNNGYYLFALLPHSPKSLTGFDPYPLFKCQFDFINHFAQTPINYELLGIEHLGLFPKQFDLILCMGVLYHRTDPIASLKLLKRALREGGEIILDTLIFDSQESIALCPQTSYAKMSNAYFIPSPSALESWCERAGFESVERLAFKSTDFIEQRKTEWIDTMSLQDFLNPCDTSLTIEGYPAPIRGYFKLKRK; encoded by the coding sequence ATGACATTGCAGACACTTAGAGAAGCCCAAAGCCACAAGCTCCAAGCCTCAAATATCGCCCCACTGATCAAACAAATCGCCTCGCTCCCAAACCTACAGGCACAGATTCATTTCGATGAAAGCATCCATTTGAGTTTCCCCTCTCCACTAACTCCAGAGCAACACAAGCAAATCTATGATTGTGCGATGATGCTCAAACCTTGGCGTAAAGGTCCCTTTCAGATCGACACACTCTTGATTGATAGCGAATGGCAAAGCTTCATCAAATACAATATCATCGCACCACATATCAAACCCGCAGACAAGGACATTGCCGACATTGGCTGCAACAATGGCTACTATCTTTTTGCCCTTCTCCCACACAGCCCCAAAAGCCTCACAGGTTTTGATCCATATCCACTTTTCAAATGCCAATTTGATTTCATCAATCACTTTGCCCAAACACCTATCAATTATGAACTCTTGGGGATAGAACATCTTGGATTGTTCCCAAAACAATTTGATCTGATTTTGTGTATGGGAGTGCTCTATCATCGCACAGATCCTATCGCTTCACTCAAACTCCTCAAAAGAGCATTGAGAGAGGGCGGTGAAATCATCCTAGATACGCTTATTTTTGATTCTCAAGAATCCATCGCCCTATGCCCCCAAACAAGCTATGCCAAAATGAGCAATGCCTATTTTATCCCTAGCCCGAGCGCATTGGAGAGTTGGTGTGAGCGCGCAGGGTTTGAGAGCGTAGAGAGATTGGCTTTCAAATCGACAGATTTTATAGAACAACGCAAAACAGAATGGATTGATACAATGAGTTTGCAAGACTTTCTCAACCCTTGCGACACAAGCCTAACCATTGAGGGCTATCCAGCCCCCATTCGTGGATATTTCAAACTAAAAAGGAAATGA
- the metG gene encoding methionine--tRNA ligase, whose amino-acid sequence MKYITTPIYYVNDVPHIGHAYTTILADFLKRFYDISGEETFFITGTDEHGQKIEQSAKAKGKTPLEYATQISQTFRNLWDEFGIQYDHFIRTTDDKHILAVQKAFALMKEKGDIYKGEYVGQYCISCESFFTASQLIDGNACPDCGKATQTIKEESYFFALSKYQDKLLQWYQTNPILPAYRQNEVIRFVENGLNDLSITRTTFEWGIPIPNASQTDSKHIIYVWLDALMNYLSGLGYGGDESKMPFWQHSIHLVGKDILRFHAVYWPCFLLSLGLPLPQKILAHGWWLSEGRKMSKSIGNVIDPQGVSETFGNDVLRYFLLREIPFGQDGDFSISGLIQRINADLSNDLGNLVNRVIGMSEKYFNLSLQAQHPNATFAQEDKQIHTFIQSALQRIPTASFHLFLEDVWKIFALCNEMISHYEPWKLMKNQQEHKAMELLVFLSNAILKGTLLFSAVMPKTSQRIADIFNTKIDSHLFDKLINSQSYLENLALNKSDPLFPRIQQEEKEVQQETQTPQAKQYIKIDDFLVSDLRIGEVLECCNVEGSTKLLCFKIDLGEEKPRQILSGIAQYYQPQDLIGTQVCVVANLKPVKLMGHISEGMILSAKDGDGLKLIIPQGKKQNGSQIG is encoded by the coding sequence ATGAAATACATCACTACCCCTATTTATTATGTCAATGATGTGCCACATATTGGACACGCATACACAACAATCCTTGCAGATTTTCTAAAACGCTTTTATGACATCAGCGGAGAGGAAACCTTTTTTATCACTGGCACGGATGAACACGGGCAAAAAATCGAGCAATCTGCCAAAGCAAAAGGAAAAACTCCATTGGAATATGCCACACAGATTAGCCAAACATTTCGCAACCTTTGGGATGAGTTTGGTATCCAATATGACCACTTCATTCGCACAACCGATGATAAACACATTCTTGCTGTCCAAAAAGCCTTTGCATTGATGAAAGAAAAGGGGGATATTTACAAAGGAGAATATGTTGGGCAATATTGCATCAGCTGTGAGAGTTTTTTCACTGCAAGCCAACTCATTGATGGCAATGCTTGTCCAGATTGTGGCAAAGCGACACAAACCATCAAAGAAGAGAGCTATTTTTTTGCCCTTAGCAAATACCAAGACAAGCTTTTGCAATGGTATCAGACCAACCCCATCTTACCTGCCTATCGTCAAAATGAGGTGATTAGATTTGTAGAAAATGGGCTCAATGACCTATCCATCACACGCACAACTTTTGAATGGGGGATTCCTATCCCCAATGCTAGCCAAACAGATTCCAAGCACATTATTTATGTTTGGCTTGATGCTTTGATGAATTATTTGAGTGGCTTAGGTTATGGCGGAGATGAATCCAAAATGCCATTTTGGCAACATAGCATCCATTTGGTAGGCAAAGATATTTTACGCTTTCACGCAGTCTATTGGCCCTGCTTTCTTCTGAGCCTTGGATTGCCTTTGCCTCAAAAAATCCTTGCACACGGATGGTGGCTGAGTGAGGGGAGAAAGATGAGTAAAAGTATTGGTAATGTGATTGATCCTCAAGGGGTGAGCGAGACTTTTGGCAATGATGTTTTGCGTTACTTTCTTTTGAGGGAGATTCCTTTTGGGCAAGATGGTGATTTTAGTATTAGTGGATTAATCCAACGCATTAATGCTGATTTGAGCAATGATTTGGGCAATCTTGTCAATCGTGTCATTGGAATGAGTGAAAAATACTTCAACCTCTCTCTACAGGCACAACATCCAAACGCCACCTTTGCTCAAGAAGACAAACAAATCCACACCTTCATCCAGTCTGCACTCCAACGCATTCCTACTGCGAGTTTTCACCTTTTCTTGGAAGATGTTTGGAAAATTTTCGCTCTCTGCAATGAAATGATCAGCCATTATGAGCCTTGGAAACTTATGAAAAATCAGCAAGAGCACAAGGCAATGGAGCTTCTTGTTTTTCTCAGCAATGCTATCTTGAAAGGCACTCTGCTTTTTTCTGCAGTAATGCCAAAAACTTCACAAAGAATTGCCGATATTTTCAACACTAAAATCGATTCGCATTTGTTTGACAAGCTGATCAACTCTCAAAGTTATCTTGAAAATCTAGCCCTAAACAAAAGCGATCCATTATTTCCAAGAATTCAACAAGAGGAGAAAGAAGTGCAACAAGAAACCCAAACCCCACAAGCCAAACAATACATCAAAATCGATGATTTTCTTGTCTCTGATTTGCGTATTGGCGAAGTTTTGGAGTGTTGCAATGTGGAGGGTAGCACAAAACTTCTTTGCTTCAAAATCGATCTTGGAGAGGAGAAACCGCGTCAGATTCTCTCAGGGATTGCACAATACTATCAACCTCAAGATTTGATCGGGACGCAAGTTTGTGTTGTTGCAAATCTCAAACCTGTCAAACTAATGGGGCATATCAGCGAAGGGATGATTCTTTCTGCAAAAGATGGCGATGGGCTCAAACTCATCATCCCTCAAGGCAAAAAACAAAATGGCAGTCAAATTGGCTAG
- the lgt gene encoding prolipoprotein diacylglyceryl transferase: protein MNWYEHFNPVAFELFGLKVHWYGITYIIALISALFFSLLFIREKRFHNITRKSFEDFFIVAEIGILLGARLGYVLIYSPERWEYFTHPWLIFSPFDSMGNFVGISGMSYHGGVVGFLVASIVYTYYKNLPLLRYLDLMALGVPLAYIFGRIGNFLNHELYGRIIPDSDTFWKPYGILIDGALRYPSQLIEAFLEGFVVFWIVFFARKRFLFDGALISIYAMSYACMRFIAEFYREADVQMGYYGFLTMGQILSLAMLICALALFFYAKHLQTSQKGKQ from the coding sequence ATGAATTGGTATGAGCATTTCAACCCTGTTGCATTTGAGTTGTTTGGGCTCAAAGTCCATTGGTATGGGATCACCTATATCATCGCACTTATCAGTGCCTTGTTTTTTTCTCTGTTGTTTATCCGAGAAAAACGCTTCCACAACATCACACGCAAAAGCTTTGAAGATTTTTTCATCGTTGCAGAGATTGGGATCTTGCTTGGGGCACGATTGGGATATGTGCTGATCTATTCTCCAGAGCGTTGGGAGTATTTCACACATCCTTGGCTGATTTTTAGCCCATTTGATTCGATGGGAAACTTTGTCGGCATTTCAGGAATGAGCTATCACGGGGGTGTGGTGGGCTTCCTTGTCGCTAGTATCGTTTATACATATTACAAAAACCTACCGCTATTGCGTTATCTTGATCTAATGGCTCTAGGTGTGCCACTAGCATATATTTTTGGACGCATTGGCAATTTTTTGAATCACGAGCTTTATGGACGCATTATTCCTGATAGCGATACTTTTTGGAAACCCTATGGCATCCTTATTGATGGTGCCTTGCGTTATCCAAGCCAACTCATCGAGGCATTTTTGGAGGGCTTTGTCGTGTTTTGGATTGTGTTTTTTGCACGCAAACGCTTCTTGTTTGACGGTGCGCTCATTTCAATTTATGCTATGAGTTATGCTTGTATGCGGTTTATCGCAGAATTTTATCGCGAAGCCGATGTTCAGATGGGTTATTATGGATTCTTGACGATGGGACAGATCTTGAGTTTGGCAATGCTTATCTGTGCATTGGCTTTATTTTTTTATGCCAAACATTTACAAACTTCACAAAAAGGAAAACAATGA
- a CDS encoding RluA family pseudouridine synthase produces the protein MQKAYKLLAIQENISNKEAKNLIDKGLVSVNGKKLNIARQEINPKSIFTIQTIQKPQIIFEDEHILALEKPPFIESYELCNFFPGWTLLHRLDLQTSGVILLVKDKSPFHLEAKQAFKEERVVKQYYAIINGILSEEVEITKPILTIKGNFARSKISKDGLRAYTKATPLQISGKKTLLEVQITTGRTHQIRVHLQSIKHPIFGDTFYGGSSAKRLMLHSHTIKLLGYELHSPMPKIFKDLMQ, from the coding sequence ATGCAAAAAGCCTATAAACTCTTAGCGATTCAAGAAAACATCTCCAACAAAGAAGCCAAAAACCTCATCGACAAAGGACTCGTAAGCGTCAATGGCAAAAAACTCAATATCGCTAGACAAGAAATAAATCCCAAAAGCATTTTCACAATCCAAACCATACAAAAACCACAAATTATCTTTGAAGATGAACACATCTTGGCTCTTGAGAAACCTCCATTTATCGAAAGCTATGAGCTATGCAATTTTTTCCCGGGATGGACTTTGTTGCATCGTTTGGATCTCCAAACTAGTGGAGTGATTCTCCTTGTCAAAGACAAAAGCCCATTCCACCTTGAAGCCAAACAAGCCTTCAAAGAAGAGCGTGTGGTGAAGCAATATTATGCAATCATCAATGGAATCTTGAGCGAAGAAGTGGAGATCACCAAACCCATTTTGACAATCAAAGGAAATTTTGCAAGAAGCAAAATCAGCAAAGATGGGCTAAGAGCCTACACAAAAGCCACACCACTACAAATCAGTGGCAAAAAAACTCTGCTAGAAGTGCAAATCACCACAGGGAGAACCCATCAGATTCGCGTGCATCTCCAAAGCATCAAGCATCCAATCTTTGGAGACACTTTTTATGGAGGCTCATCGGCAAAACGCCTGATGCTCCACTCGCACACGATCAAACTTTTGGGGTATGAATTGCACTCCCCAATGCCAAAGATATTCAAAGATTTGATGCAATGA
- the waaA gene encoding lipid IV(A) 3-deoxy-D-manno-octulosonic acid transferase, with protein sequence MKAPFPFVYFITLSLLYIFALPLLLLLSLKKKYSQSIPARFFLRNFKVKNTPKFWFHACSFGECKSYAPILHLILERDPNAQILLTCITQTGFQELQRITRFAPQNFEIHYLPFEIFLPFWRFQNLQTLIVTEAELWKMLFWSAKKSQAHTILLNARISDRSLKNYQRFAYFYRGLFKLIDSVLAQQAIDAKRLQNLGATNISLFPNLKVFTQPTITKQYPKDSLVILAASTHQGEEKLILEAYLRSNSQAKLLIAPRHPERFEEVERYAKNICNASSKRFSLFSEQWGDVVLVNTLGELNNLFAISDCVILGGSFIQAGGHNPLEPAFFHNPILTGPHIYNQKALFELVENYEIIHQEELSTKLTDLHTLSKTKIKDFDCKMQDLITLIFGH encoded by the coding sequence ATGAAAGCTCCTTTTCCTTTTGTCTATTTCATCACCCTAAGCCTTTTATACATCTTTGCTTTGCCACTCCTACTACTTCTTTCTTTGAAAAAAAAATATTCTCAATCCATTCCTGCTCGTTTTTTCTTGCGAAACTTCAAAGTCAAAAATACACCAAAATTTTGGTTTCACGCTTGTTCATTTGGCGAGTGCAAATCCTATGCTCCGATTTTGCATTTGATACTAGAGAGAGATCCAAACGCCCAAATACTGCTAACTTGTATCACTCAAACAGGATTCCAAGAGCTCCAGCGAATCACTCGATTTGCCCCCCAAAACTTTGAGATCCACTATCTACCTTTTGAGATTTTTCTACCCTTTTGGCGTTTCCAAAACCTGCAGACACTGATTGTCACCGAGGCAGAACTATGGAAAATGCTCTTTTGGAGTGCCAAAAAATCTCAAGCCCACACCATTCTCCTCAACGCAAGAATCTCAGATCGCAGTCTCAAAAACTATCAACGATTTGCCTATTTTTATCGCGGTTTGTTCAAACTGATTGATAGCGTTTTGGCTCAACAGGCAATCGATGCCAAACGCTTACAGAATCTAGGTGCGACAAACATCTCTTTGTTCCCCAACCTCAAAGTCTTCACACAACCCACGATCACAAAACAATATCCCAAAGATTCTTTAGTGATCCTTGCAGCCTCGACACATCAAGGCGAAGAAAAGCTGATCCTTGAAGCTTATTTGCGATCCAACTCTCAAGCCAAGCTTCTGATCGCACCGCGTCATCCCGAACGCTTTGAGGAGGTGGAGAGATATGCCAAAAACATTTGCAATGCCTCTAGCAAACGCTTCAGTCTTTTCTCTGAGCAATGGGGCGATGTGGTTTTGGTCAATACGCTAGGTGAGCTCAACAATCTTTTTGCGATTAGCGATTGTGTGATACTAGGCGGTAGCTTCATCCAAGCCGGAGGACACAACCCTCTAGAACCTGCCTTTTTCCACAATCCCATCCTAACCGGACCACACATCTACAACCAAAAAGCCCTTTTTGAGCTTGTGGAGAACTATGAAATCATTCATCAAGAAGAGCTTTCTACCAAATTGACAGATCTCCACACCCTTAGCAAAACAAAAATTAAAGATTTTGATTGTAAAATGCAAGATCTGATTACCCTGATTTTTGGACATTAA
- a CDS encoding zinc ribbon domain-containing protein translates to MNKHLKELIEVSSLDKAINALEPKILEIKKNQLDKEAQLEKLAQTQMQLTEQAEECNLSIQKSNQTLQELSTKLEDFARKLKEVKTEKELKSLNIEEEIAKEQIGFQNTEIERLETLKAHIQEKIEATQNQISEIKHQISEIEGDIQAQVQEVKNEQGKLFEQKSAMVAQMDQKIASFYEKVRKWAQDSSVVPVYKQACGGCFIRISDRVYSDILKGESITTCPHCGRILYIQE, encoded by the coding sequence ATGAATAAACACCTTAAAGAACTAATCGAAGTCTCATCTTTGGACAAAGCTATCAATGCTTTGGAGCCAAAGATTTTGGAAATCAAGAAAAACCAACTTGACAAAGAAGCACAATTAGAAAAACTTGCACAAACCCAAATGCAACTCACAGAACAAGCAGAAGAATGCAATCTCTCGATTCAAAAAAGCAATCAAACTTTGCAAGAACTCTCTACAAAACTAGAAGATTTTGCTAGAAAGCTCAAAGAAGTCAAAACAGAAAAAGAATTGAAATCCCTCAATATCGAAGAAGAGATTGCAAAAGAGCAAATCGGCTTCCAAAATACAGAAATCGAACGCTTAGAAACACTCAAAGCTCACATCCAAGAAAAAATCGAAGCCACACAGAATCAAATCAGTGAAATTAAACATCAAATCAGTGAAATCGAGGGCGACATTCAAGCTCAAGTGCAAGAAGTCAAAAATGAGCAAGGCAAACTCTTTGAACAAAAAAGTGCCATGGTCGCTCAGATGGATCAAAAAATAGCGTCATTTTATGAAAAAGTCAGAAAATGGGCTCAAGACTCTAGTGTCGTCCCAGTCTATAAACAAGCATGTGGAGGGTGTTTCATCCGCATTAGTGATCGAGTTTATTCTGATATACTCAAGGGCGAAAGTATCACAACTTGCCCACATTGTGGAAGAATCCTTTATATCCAAGAATAA
- a CDS encoding Nif3-like dinuclear metal center hexameric protein — translation MQVSTIYEQLDALSPFTLQEKWDNSGLNLGSLKNRFQRIYATLEVDLSMAHQVQEHSLIIAHHPLIFSPLKHLNPEYYPCNIASILLAKHCSLIAMHTNFDCTHLNLHFAKEILGFESLVQQSFALHTSIPPTSFESLIQRIKNKMQTSHLKAVKSSPSISQVYIVCGSGMSALSIIPPHSDSCLITGDIKHHQAMEAQSLGISLIDVGHFESEKYFAKILYKILQNLGYEVIIPNLENPLKSY, via the coding sequence ATGCAAGTTTCTACAATCTATGAACAGCTTGACGCACTTTCTCCATTTACCCTACAAGAAAAATGGGACAATAGCGGTCTAAACCTTGGCAGTCTCAAGAATCGATTCCAACGCATTTATGCGACACTAGAAGTTGATTTGTCTATGGCTCATCAAGTCCAAGAGCATTCCCTCATCATCGCACACCATCCACTTATTTTTTCTCCTCTCAAACATCTCAATCCAGAATATTATCCTTGCAATATCGCCTCGATTCTTTTGGCTAAACATTGTTCGCTTATTGCAATGCACACGAATTTTGATTGCACTCATCTTAATTTGCATTTTGCAAAAGAAATCTTGGGGTTTGAATCTCTAGTCCAACAAAGTTTTGCTCTGCATACTTCTATTCCTCCAACAAGTTTTGAATCACTCATTCAAAGAATCAAAAACAAAATGCAAACCTCTCATCTCAAAGCTGTCAAATCTAGCCCATCAATTTCTCAAGTTTATATCGTCTGTGGAAGCGGAATGAGTGCATTATCCATTATCCCACCCCACTCAGATTCCTGTCTCATCACAGGTGACATCAAACATCATCAAGCAATGGAAGCGCAGAGTCTTGGAATCTCTTTGATTGATGTCGGACATTTTGAGAGTGAAAAATATTTTGCAAAAATCTTATATAAAATTTTGCAAAATCTCGGCTATGAGGTTATAATACCCAATTTGGAAAATCCACTTAAATCTTACTAA